A part of Rattus rattus isolate New Zealand chromosome 6, Rrattus_CSIRO_v1, whole genome shotgun sequence genomic DNA contains:
- the LOC116903302 gene encoding LOW QUALITY PROTEIN: complement C1s subcomponent-like (The sequence of the model RefSeq protein was modified relative to this genomic sequence to represent the inferred CDS: inserted 1 base in 1 codon; substituted 1 base at 1 genomic stop codon) codes for MRNCGVNCSGDVFTALIGEIASPNYPNPYPENSRCEYQIRLQEGFRLVLTIQREDFDVEPADSEGNCHDSLTFAAKIQQFGPYCGNGFPGPLTIXTQSNTLDIVFQTDLTGQNKGWKLRYHGDPIPCPEEISANSIWEPEKAKYVFKDVVKITCVDGFEVVEGNVGSTSFYSTCQSNEQWSNFRLECQPVDYGVPEPIENGKVEDPEETVFGSVIHYTCEELYYYMEHEEGRQYHCAANGSWVNDQLGVELPKCIPVCGVPTEPFKVQQRLFGGYSTKIQNFPWQVYFESPRGGGALIXWVLTAAHVVEGNSDPVMYVGSTFLKIEQLRNAQRLITERVIIHPGWKQEDDLNTRTNFDNDVALVQLKDPVKMGPTVAPICLPETASDYNPSEGDLGLISGWGRTEKRTNVIQLRGAKLPVTSLEKCKQVKEENPKARSNDYVFTDNMICAGEKGVDSCEGDSGGAFALPVPNVKDPKFYVAGLVSWGKKCGTYGIYTKVKNYVDWILKTMQENSGPKKD; via the exons ATGAGGAATTGTGGGGTCAACTGTAGTGGGGATGTATTCACTGCCCTGATTGGGGAGATCGCAAGTCCCAATTATCCCAACCCATACCCGGAGAACTCAAGGTGTGAATACCAGATTCGGCTGCAGGAGGGCTTCCGACTGGTGTTGACTATCCAGAGAGAAGATTTTGATGTGGAACCAGCTGACTCAGAGGGGAACTGCCATGACAGTTTAACTTTTGCTGCAAAAATCCAACAGTTTGGTCCTTACTGTGGCAATGGATTCCCTGGACCACTAACTATTTAAACCCAGAGCAATACTCTTGATATTGTCTTTCAAACTGACCTAACAGGGCAAAATAAAGGCTGGAAGCTTCGTTACCATGGAGATCCCATCCCCTGTCCCGAAGAAATTAGTGCTAATTCTATCTGGGAGCCCGAAAAGGCAAAATATGTGTTCAAAGATGTCGTGAAGATAACCTGTGTGGATGGATTTGAAGTTGTGGAGGGAAATGTTGGCTCAACAtcattctattccacttgtcaaAGCAACGAACAGTGGAGCAATTTCAGGCTAGAGTGTCAACCTGTGGACTATGGTGTTCCAGAACCCATTGAGAACGGTaaagttgaagacccagaagagACTGTATTCGGCTCCGTCATCCACTACACGTGCGAAGAGCTATATTACTACATGGAACATGAAGAAGGCAGACAGTATCACTGCGCTGCTAATGGGAGCTGGGTGAATGACCAGCTGGGTGTCGAACTTCCAAAATGTATTCCAGTCTGTGGAGTACCCACTGAGCCCTTTAAAGTACAGCAGAGGCTATTTGGAGGATACTCTACAAAGATTCAAAATTTTCCTTGGCAGGTCTACTTTGAGTCCCCCCGAGGTGGCGGGGCTCTTA GATGGGTGCTGACAGCCGCTCACGTTGTGGAGGGAAACTCTGACCCAGTGATGTATGTCGGGTCCACATTTCTGAAAATAGAGCAGTTGAGAAATGCCCAGAGGCTCATCACTGAACGTGTGATTATTCATCCCGGCTGGAAACAAGAGGATGACCTGAACACACGGACGAATTTTGACAATGACGTTGCCTTGGTGCAGCTCAAAGACCCTGTGAAAATGGGACCCACTGTTGCCCCCATCTGCCTGCCAGAAACCGCCTCAGACTACAACCCCTCAGAGGGTGACCTGGGGCTGATCTCTGGGTGGGGCCGAACAGAGAAGAGAACCAATGTTATTCAACTCAGAGGGGCGAAGTTACCCGTAACATCTTTAGAAaagtgcaagcaggtgaaagagGAAAACCCCAAAGCGAGGTCAAACGACTACGTTTTCACTGACAACATGATCTGTGCTGGGGAAAAGGGTGTGGACAGCTGTGAGGGGGACAGCGGAGGGGCTTTTGCTCTGCCGGTCCCCAATGTCAAGGACCCCAAATTCTATGTGGCTGGCCTGGTGTCCTGGGGGAAAAAGTGTGGGACCTATGGGATCTACACAAAGGTAAAGAACTATGTGGACTGGATCCTGAAAACTATGCAGGAGAATAGTGGGCCCAAGAAGGACTGA